Proteins encoded together in one Salvelinus fontinalis isolate EN_2023a chromosome 6, ASM2944872v1, whole genome shotgun sequence window:
- the LOC129858650 gene encoding prestalk protein-like, whose translation MHDNLLKRRKHTLCEIAYRKTRRFCCKYSPTATDNFDSKHSPTATDNFDSKHNPTATDNFDSKHSPTATDNFDSKHNLTATDNVDSKHSPTATDNFDSKHNPTATDNFDSKRNPTATDNVDSKHNPTATDNFDSKHNPTATDNFDSKHNPTATDNVDSKHNPTATDNFDTTDNFDSKHSPTATDNFDSKHNPTATDNFDSKHSPTATDNFDSKHSPTPTDNFDSKHSPTATDNFDSKHNPTATDNFDSKHSPTATDNFDSKHSPTPTDHFDSKHNPTATDNFDSKHNPTATDNFDSKHSPTATDNVDSKHNPTATDNFDSKHNPTATDNFDSKHSPTATDNVESKHNLTATDNFDSKHNPTATDNFDSKHNPTATDNFDSKHSPTATDNFDSKHSPTATDNFDSRHNPTATDNFDSKHNPTATDNFDSKHSPKATDNVDSKHNSTATDNFDSKHNPTATDNFDSKHSTTATDNVDSKHNPTATDNFDSKHSPTATDNVDSKHNPTATDNFDSKHNPTATDNFDSKHCPTATDNFDSKYNPTATDNFDSKHNPTATDNFDSKHNPTATDNFESKHSTTATDNVDSKHNPTATDNFDSKHSPTATDNVDSKHNPTATDNFDSKHNPTATDNFDSKHCPTATDNFDSKYNPTATDNFDSKHNPTATDNFDSKHNPTATDNFDSKHSPTATDNFDSKYNPTATDNFDSKHNPTATDNFDSKHNPTATDNFDSKHNPTATDNFDSKHNPTATDHFDSKHNPTATDNFDSKHSPTATDNFDSKYNPTATDNFDSKHNPTATDNFDSKHNPTATDNFDSEHNPPATDIFDTPSHFKPNPSLMDASHSGA comes from the exons ATGCATGACAATCTTCTGAAGAGGAGGAAACATACACTGTGCGAAATAGCGTACAGAAAAACCAGGAGGTTTTGTTGCAAATACAGTCCCACAGCCACCGATAACTTTGACAGTAAACATAGTCCCACAGCCACTGATAACTTTGACAGTAAACATAATCCCACAGCCACTGATAACTTTGACAGTAAACATAGTCCCACAGCCACTGATAACTTTGACAGTAAACATAATCTCACAGCCACTGATAACGTTGACAGTAAACATAGTCCCACAGCCACTGATAACTTTGACAGTAAACATAATCCCACAGCCACTGATAACTTTGACAGTAAACGTAATCCCACAGCCACTGATAACGTTGACAGTAAACATAATCCCACAGCCACTGATAACTTTGACAGTAAACATAATCCCACAGCCACTGATAACTTTGACAGTAAACATAATCCCACAGCCACTGATAACGTTGACAGTAAACATAATCCCACAGCCACTGATAACTTTGACA CCACTGATAACTTTGACAGTAAACATAGTCCCACAGCCACTGATAACTTTGACAGTAAACATAATCCCACAGCCACTGATAACTTTGACAGTAAACATAGTCCCACAGCCACTGATAACTTTGACAGTAAACATAGTCCCACACCTACTGATAACTTTGACAGTAAACATAGTCCCACAGCCACTGATAACTTTGACAGTAAACATAATCCCACAGCCACTGATAACTTTGACAGTAAACATAGTCCCACAGCCACTGATAACTTTGACAGTAAACATAGTCCCACACCTACTGATCACTTTGACAGTAAACATAATCCCACAGCCACTGATAACTTTGACAGTAAACATAATCCCACAGCCACTGATAACTTTGACAGTAAACATAGTCCCACAGCCACTGATAACGTTGACAGTAAACATAATCCCACAGCCACTGATAACTTTGACAGTAAACATAATCCCACAGCCACTGATAACTTTGACAGTAAACATAGTCCCACAGCCACTGATAACGTTGAGAGTAAACATAATCTCACAGCCACTGATAACTTTGACAGTAAACATAATCCCACAGCCACTGATAACTTTGACAGTAAACATAATCCCACAGCCACTGATAACTTTGACAGTAAACATAGTCCCACAGCCACTGATAACTTTGACAGTAAACATAGTCCCACAGCCACTGATAACTTTGACAGTAGACATAATCCCACAGCCACTGATAACTTTGACAGTAAACATAATCCCACAGCCACTGATAACTTTGACAGTAAACATAGTCCCAAAGCCACTGATAACGTTGACAGTAAACATAATTCCACAGCCACTGATAACTTTGACAGTAAACATAATCCCACAGCCACTGATAACTTTGACAGTAAACATAGTACCACAGCCACTGATAACGTTGACAGTAAACATAATCCCACAGCCACTGATAACTTTGACAGTAAACATAGTCCCACAGCCACTGATAACGTTGACAGTAAACATAATCCCACAGCCACTGATAACTTTGACAGTAAACATAATCCCACAGCCACTGATAACTTTGACAGTAAACATTGTCCCACAGCCACTGATAACTTTGACAGTAAATATAATCCCACAGCCACTGATAACTTTGACAGTAAACATAATCCCACAGCTACTGATAACTTTGACAGTAAACATAATCCCACAGCCACTGATAACTTTGAAAGTAAACATAGTACCACAGCCACTGATAACGTTGACAGTAAACATAATCCCACAGCCACTGATAACTTTGACAGTAAACATAGTCCCACAGCCACTGATAACGTTGACAGTAAACATAATCCCACAGCCACTGATAACTTTGACAGTAAACATAATCCCACAGCCACTGATAACTTTGACAGTAAACATTGTCCCACAGCCACTGATAACTTTGACAGTAAATATAATCCCACAGCCACTGATAACTTTGACAGTAAACATAATCCCACAGCTACTGATAACTTTGACAGTAAACATAATCCCACAGCCACTGATAACTTTGACAGTAAACATAGTCCCACAGCCACTGATAACTTTGACAGTAAATATAATCCCACAGCCACTGATAACTTTGACAGTAAACATAATCCCACAGCCACTGATAACTTTGACAGTAAACATAATCCCACAGCCACTGATAACTTTGACAGTAAACATAATCCCACAGCCACTGATAACTTTGACAGTAAACATAATCCCACAGCCACTGATCACTTTGACAGTAAACATAATCCCACAGCCACTGATAACTTTGACAGTAAACATAGTCCCACAGCCACTGATAACTTTGACAGTAAATATAATCCCACAGCCACTGATAACTTTGACAGTAAACATAATCCCACAGCCACTGATAACTTTGACAGTAAACATAATCCCACAGCCACTGATAACTTTGACAGTGAACATAATCCCCCAGCCACTGATATCTTTGACA CCCCCAGCCACTTCAAGCCCAATCCAAGCCTGATGGATGCCAGCCACTCTGGGGCCTGA